The sequence CTTTTTGATTGATTTATGCGGAAACGGTTTGTAAGAGCGTTTCTGTGTTGAACGCCTAGAAATGAGATGGAAGAAAAAACCAGTTCTTAAGAAATGGCGACTGCTTTCCACTCTCAAATCTTTTTGGTTTGCCTAAGTTCCAACTTTGTGGTATGATTAACATGTAAAAATTAAAACTCATAAGGAGAGAACAAATGTCAATTATTACTGATGTTTACGCTCGCGAAGTCCTTGACTCACGCGGTAACCCAACACTTGAAGTAGAAGTTTACACTGAATCAGGTGCATTCGGACGTGGTATGGTTCCTTCAGGAGCTTCTACTGGTGAACACGAAGCAGTTGAACTTCGCGATGGAGATAAATCACGTTATGGTGGTCTTGGTACTCAAAAAGCTGTTGATAATGTAAACAATATTATTGCTGAAGCACTTATCGGATATGATGTTCGTGATCAACAAGCTATTGATAAAGCAATGATCGCACTTGACGGTACTCCAAACAAAGGTAAACTTGGTGCTAATGCTATTCTTGGTGTTTCTATTGCTGTAGCTCGTGCTGCTGCTGATTTCCTTGAAATTCCACTTTACAGCTACCTTGGTGGATTTAACACTAAAGTTCTGCCAACTCCAATGATGAACATCATCAACGGTGGTTCTCACTCAGATGCTCCAATCGCTTTCCAAGAATTTATGATTGTACCTGCTGGTGCACCTACATTCAAAGAAGCTCTTCGTTGGGGTGCTGAAATCTTCCATGCACTTAAGAAAATTCTTAAGGAACGCGGACTTGAAACAGCTGTTGGTGACGAAGGTGGATTCGCTCCTAAGTTTGATGGAACTGAAGACGCTGTAGAAACAATTATCAAAGCTATTGAAACAGCTGGTTACAAACCAGGTGAAGAAGTCTTCCTTGGATTTGACTGTGCGTCATCAGAATTCTACGATAATGGTGTTTATGACTACACTAAATTTGAAGGTGAAAAAGGTGCTAAGCGTTCAGCTGCAGAACAAATTGATTATATTGAAGAATTGGTTAACAAATACCCAATTATCACAATTGAAGATGCTATGGACGAAAATGACTGGGATGGTTGGAAAGCATTAACTGCTCGTCTTGGTGACCGTGTACAATTGGTTGGTGACGACTTCTTCGTTACAAATACGGACTACCTTGCTCGTGGTATCAAAGAAGGTGCTGCAAACTCAATCCTTATCAAAGTTAACCAAATCGGTACTTTGACTGAAACATTTGAAGCTATCGAAATGGCTAAAGAAGCTGGCTATACTGCTGTTGTGTCACACCGTTCAGGTGAAACTGAAGATTCAACAATCGCTGATATTTCAGTTGCAACTAACGCTGGACAAATCAAGACTGGTTCATTGTCACGTACAGACCGTATTGCTAAATACAACCAATTGCTTCGTATCGAAGATCAACTTGGTGAAGTTGCTGAATACCGTGGCCTTAAATCATTCTACAACTTGAAAAATAATAAGTTATTTGAAACAAGGAGCGCATCTAAAAGGGTGCGCTTTTTAAGGTATAAGGTTAAAGAATGGATAAATCAAAAAAGAAAACGGACTCTCGAGTGATTAAAACTCGCCGCTGTATTGAAGAAACTTTCTTGAAGCTGTTAACCGAGGTTCCTTTTGAGAAATTAACGACGACTCGTTTGATTAAGGAGTGCATGATTAGTAAAGGGACCTTTTATGCCCATTATTTAGATAATGATTTAGCGGAGCAACTGATTGACCGAGAACTAAAATTTTTTGAAAATCTCCTCTTTCAGCGCTTTCAAAATGAGAGGTAAGATCTTGAATACTATTTTGAAATTTAAGAAATTTGCTTAAAGCTGAAAAGCTTTAAAATGAAGCTTTCAAAGTTTTTATGTCTTATTAATCAGTGACACAAATTGCGTTTTTAACGATTAGGATGATGTAGAAAACATTGACAAACTTTTTCGATCCATAGTTTTTATTTCTTGAAATATATAGGAAATTATGCCAAACCTCCTTCTTATGATTTTAATAAATTTAAAGACTAATATCATTAGGTTGTGGTTACAAGTCCTGCCTTTATTCATAGAAATCCTGCTTTTTATTATGTTATACTAAGCATAGTGAATTACCGAGGAGAGTCTATTGTGAACTATAAATTTCTGCTTTTTGACCTTGATCACACGCTTTTAGATTTTGAAGCAGCGGAAGATGTGGCTTTAACACAATTATTGGAAGAGGCTCAAGTACCTGACGTTCAGACTTATAAAAATTTTTATATTCCCATGAATCAGCAGCTTTGGCAGGATTTGACCTTGAATAAAATCAGCAAAAAAGAATTGGTCAACACACGTTTTGCTAAGCTTTTCGCCCATTTTGGTCAGAAAGTGGATGGTCGTACCCTTGCACATCGTTATCAGAACTTTCTAAGTCAGCAAGGGCAGACTTTGACTGGTGCTGAGACTTTGTTAGAAAAACTAACTGATGAGGGTTATCGTATTTTTGGAGCGACCAATGGTATCACCAATATTCAGATAGGGCGTATGGCTAATTCCAACATTGCATCTTATTTTGAACAAGTGTTTATCTCAGATAGAATTGGTTTTCAAAAACCTGACAAGGCTTTTTACGATTATATTGCTGATGATATTGCTTATTTTGATCATAGCAAAGCACTGATGATTGGTGACAATCTCTTAGCTGATATTCAAGGCGGCAATAATGCGGGGATTGATACTGTTTGGTACAACCCTTATGTCAAAACCAATGAGACCAGTATAAAACCGACTTATGAAGTCAATGATTACAAACAACTTCTTGCCTTATTAATACGAAAAAACTGAGACTGTTCATAATGGACTCAGTTTTTTAATCGATTGTTTGGAAACCTATTTTTTCATTTATTGAGTGGCTTTTTTGCTAGTCAGCTTTATAGGATCGGCATGCCTTAAAAAGTATTGAAGAACAATAAGAGCATAGGCCGGTATCAGCAGAAAATTAAAGAGCATCAGCTGAGGATTTCCAGCATAGTTATCCCTTAATATTGAGACTGAAGTTGAGCGAAATATTACCCACTATAAACATGAGGGCGATAATCGTGTAAATATCCTGCAGTTTGATAAAAACTGAGGCATCCTTTTTCCTTTCTTTAAAAATATGTCGTTATGTTACCAAAAAAGCAGAGGAAATAAAAGTAAACCCAATCGCAGTAAAGTCAGAAAATTTAGGTCATTTTTGCTATAATAAAGATTATGAACGAACTGATTAAACATAAGCTGGAATTGCTGCCAGATAGCCCTGGCTGCTACATTCACAAGGATAAAAATGGCACCATTATCTATGTTGGTAAGGCCAAAAACTTAAAAAACCGTGTGCGCAGCTATTTTCACGGCAGTCATAATACTAAGACAGAATTGCTGGTTTCGGAAATTGAGGATTTTGAATACATTGTTACTGGGTCAAATACAGAAGCTCTGCTTCTTGAGATTAATCTCATTCAGGAAAATAAACCCAAGTACAATATCAGACTTAAAGATGACAAGTCCTATCCTTTTATCAAAATTACTAATGAACTTTATCCGCGCTTGTTGATTACCCGTCAGGTAAAAAAGGACGGCGGTCTTTATTTTGGCCCTTATCCTGATTCGGGAGCCGCTACTGAAATCAAGCGGCTTTTAGATCGTCTTTTCCCCTTTAAAAAATGTACTAACCCAGCCAACAAGGTCTGTTTTTATTATCATCTCGGGCAATGTAAGGCGCATACCATTTGCCAGACCGATCAAACCTATTGGGATGGTCTAAAAGAAGATGTAAAAAACTTTCTCAATGGCAGAGACGATAAGATTGTCAATGAGCTGCGCGATAAAATGACCAAAGCTTCTGAGCTTATGGAATTTGAGCGGGCAGCTGAATACCGAAATCTCATTGAGGGCATTGGCCTATTGCGAACCAAACAGCGCGTCATGAATCAGGACATGCAGGATCGTGATATTTTTGGCTATTATGTTGATAAAGGCTGGATGTGTGTGCAGGTTTTCTTTATTCGTCAAGGCAAGCTCATTCAGCGCGATGTCAATATGTTTCCTTATTACAATGAGTCTGAGGAAGATTTTCTGACCTATGTAGGACAGTTTTATCAGGATAAACGTCACTTTATTCCAAAGGAGATTTTTATTCCTAGAGATATTGATGAAACTTTGGTTAAAGCGGTGGTCAATACCAAGATTATTAAACCGCAGCGCGGCGAGAAGAAGCAGTTAGTCAATCTGGCAACGAAAAATGCTCGTGTCAGCCTGCAGCAGAAATTTGATCTCTTGGAAAAGGATATTCGAAAAACGCATGGTGCGATTGAAAATATTGGAGATTTGCTTAATATTCCTAAGCCAGTGCGCATTGAAGCCTTTGATAATTCTAACATTCAAGGAACCAGTCCTGTTGCCGCCATGGTTGTTTTTGTGGATGGCAAGCCAAGTAAGAAGGATTATCGTAAATTTAAAATCAAAACGGTTATCGGACCTGATGACTATGCCAGCATGCGTGAGGTTATTTATCGCAGATATAGTCGTGTCATGAGAGATGGGCTGACACCACCAGATCTGATTATTATTGATGGCGGACAAGGTCAGGTTAATGTAGCGCGTGATGTCATTGAAAATAAATTAGGACTCGATATTCCTATCGCTGGTTTACAAAAAAACGATAAGCACCAAACCCATGAACTGCTCTTTGGAAATCCGCTGGAAGTGGTTCCTCTGCCTAGAAATTCAGAAGAATTCTTTCTTTTGCAGCGCATTCAAGACGAAGTACATCGCTTTGCCATTACCTTTCATAGGCAGCTGCGCGGTAAAAACACCTTCTCATCAAAGTTGGATGGTATCGCAGGACTCGGTCCAAAACGTAAACAGCTGCTGATGAAGCACTTTAAGAATCTTCCTAATATTCAAAAGGCCAGCCTAGATGATATTATCAACTGCGGCATTCCCAAAAATGTCGCAAAGAACATTCAAGAGAGCTTGCGAGAGGAAGAAGGAGAAGAAAAATAAGATGTCGGATACGATTTTGATTTTAGGCAATAGACATCAGCAACTTATTTTATTATGGAATCATAAAAGAAGAGGGTGAAAAAGCTGTAAACAGTTTCAAAAAGTGGTAAAATAAAAGAACAACTATAACAGAATTAGAAGGATGTTCGTTTATGAAATTTTTAGAACTGAATAAAAGCGCCATGCAACTAAGCATTTTAATGACAAAGCAGTTGATTTTAAAGATGTTAGAACAGCCATTGAAATTGCTCAATTAGCTCCCAGTGCTCATAATATCCAGCCTTGGAAGTTTGTCCTTGTTAAAGATAAAAAGGCAGCCTTGGCTGAAGACCTGCCTGCTTTAAATAAGGATCAGATTGAAAGCGCACAGTATGTCATTGCTTTGTTTAGCGATACCGACTTGGTCCAGCGTGCGCGCAAAATTGCACGCATCGGCAGCAAAAACCTGCCTGATGATATGATTGGTTATTTCATGGAAACTTTGCCAGCTCGGTTTGCGGATTTTGATGAACAAACCAAAGGAGAATATTTGGCTTTAAATGCGGGTTTAGTAGCTATGAATCTAGTCTTGGCTTTAACTGACCAAGGCATTTCATCTAATATTATTCTTGGTTTTGATAAGACGAAAACAAATACTATTTTAGATATTGATGAACGTTTTCGCCCAGAACTCTTGATTACAGTTGGTTATACTGATGAAAAGATAGAACCAAGTTATCGTTTGCCGGTTGATGAAATTATTGAAGAAAGATAGGAGCTGTGTCTAAGATGTTTGTAGATTTTCAAAAAGAGGTAGATAAACGCCGCGGAGATATTTTGGCCGATTTGTTTCGGATTTTACAGATTAATTCTGAACGTGATGACAGTAAGGCTGATAAAAAACATCCTTTTGGGCCCGGTCCTGTTCAGGCTCTTGAACATTTTTTGAAAATGGCAGAGCGCGATGGTTATGAGACTAAAAATGTTAATAACTATGCCGGTCATTTTGAATACGGTCAAGGAGATGAGGTCTTAGGCATTTTTGCTCATCTGGATGTGGTGCCAGCGGGTAGTGGCTGGAAAACCTCTCCTTATCTGCCAGAAATCATCAATGGCAAACTCTATGCGCGTGGTGCTAGTGATGACAAAGGCCCAACGATTGCCTGTTATTATGGTTTAAAAATTATTAAGGAATTAGGTTTACCAGTTTCTAAGAAAGTTCGTTTTGTTGTTGGTACTGATGAAGAGTCTGGTTGGGCTGATATGGCTTATTATTTTGAACATGTTGACATGCCAGAGCCAGATTTTGGTTTTTCACCAGATGCTTATTTCCCAATTATCAATGGAGAAAAGGGGAATATTACGGAATACCTTCATTTTGGTAATAGCAATGGCGGCACTTTTACCCTTAAATCTTTCAAGGGTGGGCTGCGTGAAAACATGGTACCAGAGTCAGCAACAGCTGTTTTTTCAGCAACGATTCGTTTAGCTGAATTGCAAGAATCTTTGGCCGCTTTTACAGAACAACATGCTTTAACAGCGGATCTTAAGGAAGAAGC comes from Streptococcus troglodytae and encodes:
- a CDS encoding TetR/AcrR family transcriptional regulator gives rise to the protein MDKSKKKTDSRVIKTRRCIEETFLKLLTEVPFEKLTTTRLIKECMISKGTFYAHYLDNDLAEQLIDRELKFFENLLFQRFQNER
- a CDS encoding YjjG family noncanonical pyrimidine nucleotidase, with the translated sequence MNYKFLLFDLDHTLLDFEAAEDVALTQLLEEAQVPDVQTYKNFYIPMNQQLWQDLTLNKISKKELVNTRFAKLFAHFGQKVDGRTLAHRYQNFLSQQGQTLTGAETLLEKLTDEGYRIFGATNGITNIQIGRMANSNIASYFEQVFISDRIGFQKPDKAFYDYIADDIAYFDHSKALMIGDNLLADIQGGNNAGIDTVWYNPYVKTNETSIKPTYEVNDYKQLLALLIRKN
- the uvrC gene encoding excinuclease ABC subunit UvrC, translating into MNELIKHKLELLPDSPGCYIHKDKNGTIIYVGKAKNLKNRVRSYFHGSHNTKTELLVSEIEDFEYIVTGSNTEALLLEINLIQENKPKYNIRLKDDKSYPFIKITNELYPRLLITRQVKKDGGLYFGPYPDSGAATEIKRLLDRLFPFKKCTNPANKVCFYYHLGQCKAHTICQTDQTYWDGLKEDVKNFLNGRDDKIVNELRDKMTKASELMEFERAAEYRNLIEGIGLLRTKQRVMNQDMQDRDIFGYYVDKGWMCVQVFFIRQGKLIQRDVNMFPYYNESEEDFLTYVGQFYQDKRHFIPKEIFIPRDIDETLVKAVVNTKIIKPQRGEKKQLVNLATKNARVSLQQKFDLLEKDIRKTHGAIENIGDLLNIPKPVRIEAFDNSNIQGTSPVAAMVVFVDGKPSKKDYRKFKIKTVIGPDDYASMREVIYRRYSRVMRDGLTPPDLIIIDGGQGQVNVARDVIENKLGLDIPIAGLQKNDKHQTHELLFGNPLEVVPLPRNSEEFFLLQRIQDEVHRFAITFHRQLRGKNTFSSKLDGIAGLGPKRKQLLMKHFKNLPNIQKASLDDIINCGIPKNVAKNIQESLREEEGEEK
- the pepV gene encoding dipeptidase PepV, producing the protein MFVDFQKEVDKRRGDILADLFRILQINSERDDSKADKKHPFGPGPVQALEHFLKMAERDGYETKNVNNYAGHFEYGQGDEVLGIFAHLDVVPAGSGWKTSPYLPEIINGKLYARGASDDKGPTIACYYGLKIIKELGLPVSKKVRFVVGTDEESGWADMAYYFEHVDMPEPDFGFSPDAYFPIINGEKGNITEYLHFGNSNGGTFTLKSFKGGLRENMVPESATAVFSATIRLAELQESLAAFTEQHALTADLKEEAGGFVLTLHGKSAHGSTPEAGINGATYLARFLSQFDFAGDAKAYLDLAANVLLDDHAGEKLGVAYRDEKMGSVSMNPGVFSFDSQSEDNSIALNFRYPQGTDAQTIKASLEQLSGVREVTLSEHEQKPHYVPMDDPLVATLLAVYEKHTGDKGHEWVIGGGTFGRLLKRGVAFGAMFPHSTDTMHQANEFIEVDDLYKAAAIYAEAIYELIK